The genomic interval TGGCACAGAGATGACCCACTGGGAAACATTCTTACCACATCTGTGTCATATCCTATACTGGAAAACTCAAGGACTGATGGCataaaccttccttctcacaaCACCCTGTGAACACTCTCCccttctgcagtactgcatccaggacTGGGGCCCCCACTacaaggacatggagctcttagagcgggtccagaggagggctcagtggcctggagcacctctcctatgaagaaaggttgagggaactgagcttgtttagcttggagaaggctctgaggaggtctcattgtggccttctagtacttgaaggaagAGTATAACAGGAGGGAtaacggctgtttacgagggtggatagtgatagggcaagggggaatggtcttaaactgagacaggggaggtttaggttagatattaggaggaagtttttcacacagagggtgatgacacactggaacaggttgcccaaggaggctgtggatgccccatccctggaggcattcaaggcctggttggatgtggctctgggcagcctggtctggtggctggtgacccttcacatagcagggggttgaacctagatgatctttgaggtccttttcaactgaggccattctattctatgattctatgattctatgattctatgattctatgattctatgaatgaaaTACAGGCTTTGGGGAGCTACATACATCTGGCCTGACCAGATGGAGCACTGACACCTTTGTGAAACAGTGCTTGTGCCTGAGTTCCTGCTAGTGTAGGTACCTCACAGGCCTAGGAAAAATCACTGAGGGATTCAAGAGAGTGAACCTGGGAGTACTAAAGTCTGTACAGTGCAATAGGTGGCATTCAGAATATGGAGGTTCGTTTTATCAATAAGGAGATGTTACAAAATCACAACATATTCCTATCTTTGTtggttgctctgaaattaaggcctgctatttatttccatgaaaactacaatgGACGCAAAGAACATAATAACACTATTTCAtaagaggaaattctcagctataaaacaatattttgtaaTACTCACCACCATCACTTATTCGTGTTCACCAGCAATAAATACTTGCAGtaatctgcaccagcagaggtgaccaaCTGTCACTGTTGCCATGGCTGAAATGcacacccaccacctcactgtgctcccattcactgcttggtctccatcaacTTCCACCCCTTCATTTCATGATTTTCTGGTTCATATATACTTgcatgtcagacgccattctgtcagactgctgtcatctgtcatatggcaacaaaatacatcagaatcaaagaatcgttaagaacagaaaagacctctaagatcaacaagtccaactgtcaaGCTATCGCCATCATGAACActacgtccctcagtgccacgttcACATaattcttgaaaacctccagggatggtgacctcACACCTCCAGCTGAACTACGACAGCAGAGGTCCAATCTCTCCCACACCACCATACCATGACCATCCACCTCTGATATCGTGGGCCAAAAGATAATCTAGGAGGCACTATTTTCAGAGCATCTTTCTTAATTACGTTCATAACTTCAAAGTGTGCACATCACATCTCCCACTCTGTCTCTGCTGGTAGCACTGAGAGGACCAAAAATACCTCCCTGAATCAGCAAAGACGCAAGTCTTAGCACAGCGAGCACAGCCTGGCCCCGCAGACGCCGCTTGCTTCCCCCATCGCCGGCAGCGCCCCAGGGGCCGACACGGCGCGGCCGACATCGCCCGTCTCGCGGGCAGCCCCGCGCCAGGACAGGAGGGAATGGGCGGGAAGGGGCGGGCCGGGCCCATCGATGGGGGCGGCCGCTCTGCACTCGGCTCCTCCGCCCTGCCTCTCGGCTCTGGATTAGCGAAACTGGCGACGTGGGACGgtccccggcccggccccgcgccctgCCTTGCCCGCCGGGGTGAAGCCGGGACTCGCTACCCGCCGTCCGAGCCGCAGCGCAGTGCAACGCAACGCATCGAGGAGCCGAGGGCCGCCGCACCGTCCCTACGGGTGGGACGCGGGGCCGGCGCCGGGCGGCAGCGGCGCGCTCCTCCCGCAGCCCCGGGGGGTGAGAGCGGGCGGCGGGTCCGGGTCCGGGTCCGGGTCCGGGGGGCGACGGGCGGGCGCTCGGCGGGGCCATGGCGCTGCGTGCGCGGGCGCTCTACGACTTCAGGTCGGAGAACCCGGGGGAGATCTCGCTGCGGGAGCACGAGGTGCTGAGCCTGTGCAGCGAGCAGGACATCGAGGGCTGGCTGGAGGGCGTAAACAGCCGCGGCGACCGCGGCCTCTTCCCGGCCTCCTACGTGCAGGTGATCCGCGCCCCCGCCgccgagccgccgccgcccgcccgtTACGCCAACGTCCCCGCCGGCGGCTTCGagccgctgccgccgcccgccgccttCAAGCCGGCCGCGCAGCAGCCCGAGCCCTTCCcgctgccgcccgccgccgccgggtACCCCTTCCCGCCGGCGCCCTACGGCGGCTCCTACCAGCCCAGCCAGGGCAGCGATGACGACTGGGACGACGACTGGGACGACAGCTCCACGGTGGCGGACGAGCCGGGCGCCCTGAGCAGTTCCTACCCCGACTAcgaggcggcgggcggcggcgctgcGCCGGGCCGATACCGGCTGTCCACGCGTTCCGAGCTGTCGCTGGGCTCCCGCGGCGGCGGCCACCCCGCGGGACACCCACACCCgtccggcggcggcggggccaAGAGCTCGGCCACCGTGAGCCGCAACCTCAACCGCTTCTCCACCTTCGTCAAGTCGGGCGGGGAGGCCTTCGTGCTCGGAGAGGCGTCGGGCTTCGTAAAGGACGGGGACAAGCTGTGCGTGGTGCTGGGCCCCCGCGGCCCCGAGTGGCAGGAGAACCCATACCCCTTCCAGTGTTCCATTGAGGACCCCACCAAGCAGACCAAGTTCAAGGGCATGAAGAGCTACATTGCCTACAAGCTGGTGCCCAGCCACACCGGGCAGCAGGTGCACCGCCGTTACAAGCACTTTGACTGGCTCTACGGGCGCCTGGCTGAGAAGTTCCCTGTCATCTCCGTGCCCCACCTGCCTGAGAAGCAGGCTACCGGCCGCTTTGAGGAGGACTTCATATCCAAACGTCGCAAAGGCCTGGCCTGGTGGATGGACCACATGTGCAGTCACCCCGTGCTGGCGCAGTGTGATGCCTTCCAGCATTTCCTCACTTGTCCCAGCACGGATGAGAAGGCCTGGAAGCAGGGCAAGCGCAAGGCCGAGAAAGACGAGATGGTGGGTGCCAACTTCTTCCTGACCATCAGTGTCCCCACTGGCCCTGGGGCTGTCCTGGACTTGCAGGAAGTGGAAAGCCAGGTGGATGGCTTCAAAGCCTTCACAAAGAAGATGGATGAGAGCGCCCTGCAGCTTAATCACACCGCCAATGAGTTTGCCCGCAAACAAGTCACTGGATTCAAGAAGGAATATCAGAAGGTGGGGCACTCCTTTAAGTGCCTCAGCCAGGCATTTGAGCTGGACCAGCAGGCCTTCTCTGCTGGCCTCAACCAAGCTATAGCCTTCACTGCAGAAGCCTACGACACCATCGGGGACCTGTTTGCAGATCAGCCCCGACAGGACCTAGATCCTGTGATGGATTTGTTAGCGCTGTATCAGGGGCATTTGGCCAACTTCCCAGACATCATCCATGTCCAGAAAGGTAACATccttatatattttataaaatggtAGTTACATAAATTGGTGATGTGCAGACAGATGTAGGAACCAGCAGCTAAACATGCTGCGTCTGGCTTGCTGGCCTTGGGTTAAATGTTTATGTGTTTACTCAGGTAAGCTGTTGCTAAAAAATACCCAAAACACATCAGTGACAGCTTTCATTCTTTGCCAGGAGGTGCACACTTTGTTGGGAATTTTATTGGTCAGAGGTTACTCAGTTTGGCAGCGGGTCACTGAAAGAATCCACATCTACCTTTATGGCTGATACATTAAGGATCAGTGAGCTTGTTTATAACCCCCAGTATTAGAAAACATCTCTTCCCATTTGATGTACTTTAGGTATCTTAGATCTCCAATGTTGCAGATAGTAAATCAGGAGCAATCTAAAGATGCAGATACTGCAGTTGAGCACCTAGTCTGAGGTATGCATAGtattactttctttttgcagCATCAGATGTTTAGATGAGATGTTGAAAGCTATTGGTATTTGTCAGTTTAGCCTTGCATTAAATCTCTTTTCATGCCTTTGGTGGGGATAATGATCAGTGTTCATAGTTAGAGTTTTTCATACGTTGTCCTAGTTATCATGGAAAAAACATTGCTCACCTGTTATCCTGTCAGCAACTTTCTGTCTCAAACTTGCTTCTGAAGTTCACATTGCTGTTCTTGTAACACCCTGTGATCCATCGGAGGGAGAGAAACACCAAGTATGAAAGAATTGTCTGCTGGATAACTAGGGTCACgtgttcagaaaacagaagcGTGGAGCACTGTGTATGTGTAGGTGATATCCCTGCTGTGAACTTAATGCTATTCATATCTTTGTCACCATTGTGAGAAGAATAGCCCATTGTTCATTCTTCTTGCTGTTATATTCTTGACCTGTGGCTTTCCAAAGGCACAGAGACTTAGACAAACATCACCTATCATGTAAAGAAATTGGCATGCTTAATATTTATATGACAAAATGAAGAGCTTCTTTGCAGGAATTAATTTTGTAGATTTGTAAGAGTTGGTCTGTATACTGAGCGGCAGAGCTTTGTCTGTGGCCCATGTCTCTGGCCCTTATGAGACTTTCAAGTGCTAGGAATCTTGAGTTTTATGATAAAATGATCAGAGACATTTTTTCAATAGATTACAAAGGTAGACTTTCTGGAGGCATGCATTATTGCTGGAAATCTGAGGAGGAAGAGTTAATAAAATGTATACAGTTTGTTGTTTAAGAGAATGTTTCACTTAAAAGTACGTGCATTAAGTTCAGATTTTTGTTCTCCTGttgaaatttgaaattattGAGTGGAAACTTCAATAATCCTGACGTTATTTTgaggagaaaatggaagagtGCAATCTCACCTTTCACGATTTGTTGTGCTAGCTGGTGTGTCATTGTATTCTGATAACagctcttaaatattttaaatttggaGAGAAAGGGGACTTGGCAGTGTCTCATGTTTGGAAGTAGACTACTTTAAAGTGAGATTTCAAATAATGGTACGATTGTCTGTAGgtttctggaaggaaaagattattttattggGTCAAATAAAACAGTAGAAGATATATACTACTTAAATCCATATCCTAAAGTTGTTAGATACTGCAGAGGTTTACACAGTAGGTTTTTTTGGAGGCTTTACCTTGAGAAGAGAATGGGGAATAATATGATATGTGCTTGACTCAACCCACATTTCCTACAGATTGCacattgctgtttctttttcagttctgtttgaaTTTACACGTAGTGGTTATATTTACCTTCTAAAACTGGGGAAAAATCATCTAAATGAGCTTCCACCAGGGCAGTGCATGAGCGTGACATATGTTGAGTTGATGTTGTGCCAGAAGACTGTCCTGGAGCTGGTTGGAGGAACGTACAGCCAGTCTGTGTGCGTGTGTTAATAATGTTCCAGCACCCCTGGGCCAACCTTGCCTTCAACAGAATGTTATCCCTAGTACATATTTGTTATTAGGAAATGGCTTGGGTTTGAAAGGTTGGTCTCCTGAGTGTTCATAATCGCCTCAAGAATAGGGTTAGAACTGGGTTATGCATGTGTTGTTGTTCCCTGTACAAGAgataaactgaagaaaaattgagtaaaaatacttttttaacccaatttattgctgttttgttaCTCTTAAGAGTTACTTGTAACAAGGCATAGCTTCTCAATTTCAAATTGTGAACTCTGATGAAAACACAAACCATTTGGTCTTTTTGCAATAAGacctttcttttaaatttatgaCCTGGGATAGTTGCCAGTATTTGAGAATTATTATTGTCTTTATGtaccaaacaaaaatctgttgGTGAAAATAGATGAACTGAAAGCAGAGTTGTGTCCTTTCAGTATTGTATTTTCTATTGTACAGTATTTGTGCAGTGAAATGTCCCAACAGTGACCTCTGAAGTGGTATACACAGCAGCCTTTGGATTGATACATTGGCAACGTGGGCGTGACTGTAGAAAGAATTTATGAGCGCTCCTCCATTTTTTCCTACCTAGTGCAAATATATTGTTCATATATATGAAGCTGTTTGTAGATTCCATTTCTGTATTCGTTTGGATCTAAGAAGGACCAGAAAGAAAGGCAGCTGTGCCCAAATCATATATTAGAATGCATTGCTTATTAAGGATTTGATTTACTGCAGATGAGCAGCTGCTTGATGTGATTTGGAAGTGTTTTGTGCTGTGAACTGAGAAGTCTGCATGTCTGGGTTCTTTAATAATTTCTacaaattttcttctgcaagaagGCCAAACAACTTTAACTGAAGGCAAGAATCTTCCTCCATTTGGTCTTTATGTATTCTAGAATTAAGAACCAAAGCCACATAAACCCACTGTTGCTTTGTCTGTGCATCAGCAGGTAAATATATTATCCCTTGTGCTTATAACTGCTCAAGGATCCAGATCTTTATACATCCTCTGTGAGTACATCATGCATTGATCTGAAATCTGCAAAAAGAGATTGTCATTTTGCTCACTTCAGTGTAAACATGAAATCCAATggaatattttcaagtttttgttATTActatattttaagtatttagtTAAATGGCAATAGCTTCAGTGAGATATTTTTTAAGGCTCCTCTTTCTGTGTCTTCTTGCAGTTGAGTACCCAGTATTAAGGGATTTTCTGTGAGGGAAGGAGGAGTTAAATTTcctgctccaaaagaaatggAGGAGGGATTTGAACTTCATTCTCCCATCCTCCAGCTGAGGACCAACTTGGCAGTGCTTTATGAGAAACCTTAACCCATTTTGTGTGTGCTCCAATCCAGGTCTGAAGGTTCATTGGATTGAGCCCTACAGTGAAGAACGTAATGGGATGGAAATGCTGCAGTTCCATCTGGAAGTGCTCAGGAAGAACTTCCCACTGAGACTGGAAGCAGAGCATTTCTGTCCCAAGACACAGATTCCTTACAAACAAGTTGTTgagatacattttattttgaaaactaagTGCTTATGGGAAAAGTGACCTTTGTAGGAGGAGGTGATGGTAGAGTGTGGTCTATGAGCATCTAAGCACCCAAACTCCTAAAAGTCTAGTCCTCAACCCCTCATAGGAAAGTTTGTCTAGCATGCTTATGTGAAATATTCCTGTGCATACCTGTGTTTTTTGGAATGGAAGATGCAAGTAGTTAGACAGATGTACTTagttttcttttgcctctgGCAAAACGTTTGTAAACATCAATATTAAGTTCAGTAGGCCTGATAACTGATCTGCACCTTTGCTCATCATTGTCATTTTGCAGAATTAGCGTGTCTTTCAAGAAATAATACATTCAGTTGCTTTAgtcttgagaagaaaaacatcctgTCATctttatttatgtgtttttaaGGTCTACTTGTGGAAATTCCCTAGGCAATTTTGGCAAAATAATTCCTAAACAGTAATTACTGTATCTTCACTAAACTGATGAGATTGCTTTACTTCCATAATCTTCAGCACATACGCTCACTGCAGGCTGGTGCAAGTTTAGGTTCAGAAATGTATGCACATGTAAGAATTTGAAATggtgtatgtgtgtatacagTTGGTGTAGTGCATTCTTGTCTGGCTGTCTCATTGTGATACTTGCATAGTGAGAGTAGAGAAGTTattggggtttgtttgtttccaatcCTCTTTGAGGAATTACTGTAAtcggactttttttttttttttttttttatttctgtcagtgGAAGAAACACTGGCtgactttgtttcatttctgctttccagaacCATTCTTTATCGTATTTTGTTAACACTAAATAAATTTCTGATTACAATTTTTGCAAAACGCACTTGAAATAGTGGTTTACAAACTCTCTGAGATGTAGGTGGTACACCAGGatctaaaataattattttaagaatatcTGAATGATGCAATTACTTTTTGATCACTGCTtgtgaaaagtaaaataaagcaaatatccTTATTTGCTTGAAGCAAATTTAATTCTGCACATTGGCTCTAAAAATGTGCTGGGTGTTGTTTTAGAATAACTTTAATGGGGTGAAAAAGCATTCCGGCTGTTAACACATTGAAATTTCAAGCATGGAAAAGCCCCAAACAGCACTGAAACCTGGAGTTCTCTATGatgttttctgcagttcttgTGGGacggggaggagggagagggaagagagcTTGGTGCATCACTGAGCGAATAAGGCTGGTCAAAATTCATGCCTAATTGTTAATAACAATGTAAAAGCAGTGCCCATTTCTCTTGCTTGCTTTCTAGCTCATTAAATTTGTTGTAGAGActtgttcttttctctgtctcttatttttccttttatccacCTTCTTCTGTCTCTGGTACACAAACACATATACCTTGCATGGAGTTCAGCTCAGTTAACTTAAGTGCCTGAAAGCGGGGCATGTAATCCTAGCCAGATGACCCCTATAGCAGTAAAAAGAGATGGATACCAATGTTTCAGGTGCTTAAGGACTTTGATGAACAAGAATGGATTGTCTTAGGAtgtctgctgccatctctctcAGCTTCCCCATTGTTattacaagaaagatgtggcaTTTTTATACTTGCTGCCTGAATCACCCAGTTTCAACCTCCCACTACTTGAAAGTGGcctagaagaaataaatgtttaggTGTCTAAATCCTGAAAGAATCCTCACAGTTAGTATCAGTGTAAAGTTACAGTTTCCTTTGTGTGTGTAAATCACACATCAACCAAGGATGGGCAAGACTGAAATTGAGCAATGCCCTTACATGAAGGGGcttaaacagaaatcagaactTTTGTGTCCTATCTGCCAAAAAGttgcatttgtctttttaaactattgtctgtttgcttgttttttttctttttttccttcctctcccttaTCTCTTCTTACCTTATCTTTCTGAATGAACAAGATTCATGCAAGTAAGATGTTTCTCTTTCCTGGTACCTTTTGGAACTTCCTAGCCTGATATCATTCAAGTTTGATGGTTGCGGGACATTTCAGGAATGATAAAATCTCAGtgattatttttcagcaaaCAGCTGGTAGCACAGGAAGGACTGCATGCGTTACTGCACACCCCCAGGTCTGCATGCTGCCGGACAACCATTTAATACCAACAGGCTAGAAGATGTTGACCCAGGCTCACACTTTCAGTTTTGACTGCAGGCAGTGGATATTCTTGAGTTCTTGCTAAATACATGCAGTAGAGCTTTGTCTACTGGAAAGACCTTGAGGACAGCTAGAGAGTATTGGGACAATGCAGAAATTAaagtagaaattattttgtgaaaggaagaagcaaCTTCATTTCAAAGGCTGTGTAATAGCTTTTCATCTTGAAGTTTCTAATAATCGTGATGGTGAGAAAGGATTCCTTGTCTGCCTACAGCTGGGAGGTTTTCAGGTCATGTTAGGACTTCTGTGAATACAGAAATTAACAGAATTGAGATAcggaaaacagaaagcaagtcCTAGAGCTCTCCCAAGTCTTTGTAAGTGCGTTATCAATACTGAACAAGCTGgctgatttttctattttgtaagTCACCTTTGAAACAAGGACACGTTTCAGCCTTTCCAACATCTTTTCCATGACTTCATCGTTAGAATTTGTTTGAACAGTTAAAATGCCAAGTTAAAGTGTG from Lagopus muta isolate bLagMut1 chromosome Z, bLagMut1 primary, whole genome shotgun sequence carries:
- the SNX18 gene encoding sorting nexin-18 isoform X2, yielding MALRARALYDFRSENPGEISLREHEVLSLCSEQDIEGWLEGVNSRGDRGLFPASYVQVIRAPAAEPPPPARYANVPAGGFEPLPPPAAFKPAAQQPEPFPLPPAAAGYPFPPAPYGGSYQPSQGSDDDWDDDWDDSSTVADEPGALSSSYPDYEAAGGGAAPGRYRLSTRSELSLGSRGGGHPAGHPHPSGGGGAKSSATVSRNLNRFSTFVKSGGEAFVLGEASGFVKDGDKLCVVLGPRGPEWQENPYPFQCSIEDPTKQTKFKGMKSYIAYKLVPSHTGQQVHRRYKHFDWLYGRLAEKFPVISVPHLPEKQATGRFEEDFISKRRKGLAWWMDHMCSHPVLAQCDAFQHFLTCPSTDEKAWKQGKRKAEKDEMVGANFFLTISVPTGPGAVLDLQEVESQVDGFKAFTKKMDESALQLNHTANEFARKQVTGFKKEYQKVGHSFKCLSQAFELDQQAFSAGLNQAIAFTAEAYDTIGDLFADQPRQDLDPVMDLLALYQGHLANFPDIIHVQKGLKVHWIEPYSEERNGMEMLQFHLEVLRKNFPLRLEAEHFCPKTQIPYKQVVEIHFILKTKCLWEK
- the SNX18 gene encoding sorting nexin-18 isoform X1; the encoded protein is MALRARALYDFRSENPGEISLREHEVLSLCSEQDIEGWLEGVNSRGDRGLFPASYVQVIRAPAAEPPPPARYANVPAGGFEPLPPPAAFKPAAQQPEPFPLPPAAAGYPFPPAPYGGSYQPSQGSDDDWDDDWDDSSTVADEPGALSSSYPDYEAAGGGAAPGRYRLSTRSELSLGSRGGGHPAGHPHPSGGGGAKSSATVSRNLNRFSTFVKSGGEAFVLGEASGFVKDGDKLCVVLGPRGPEWQENPYPFQCSIEDPTKQTKFKGMKSYIAYKLVPSHTGQQVHRRYKHFDWLYGRLAEKFPVISVPHLPEKQATGRFEEDFISKRRKGLAWWMDHMCSHPVLAQCDAFQHFLTCPSTDEKAWKQGKRKAEKDEMVGANFFLTISVPTGPGAVLDLQEVESQVDGFKAFTKKMDESALQLNHTANEFARKQVTGFKKEYQKVGHSFKCLSQAFELDQQAFSAGLNQAIAFTAEAYDTIGDLFADQPRQDLDPVMDLLALYQGHLANFPDIIHVQKGALTKVKESKRHVEEGKMELQKAEGIQERCNIISFATLAEINHFHKIRVRDFKSQMQHFLQQQILFFQKVTQKLEEALHKYDSV